One genomic window of Coraliomargarita sinensis includes the following:
- a CDS encoding NAD(P)-dependent oxidoreductase, which yields MDKKIGFVGVGRMGANMARRLKDRGHALTALLDSREAATRELSEEIGVEVAPDLSAVTAAADVIFTVVTDDEAMRAIFTEDTLLKDAEGKVFINCATVSPEVHEEIGMACRKVGAHALEACMASSIPQARDGSLYLMVGGEEDIFKKVEPLLQDLSASLRYIGATGKAAQVKALVNMVMNINTAALAEGLGLGQALGLDLEMLCEVFSQTGANSRVLETDADDMRERDHECYFSSAHAAKDSGIANDLADSVGVNVPLSEATESQYRRLIQLGRGELDKSAVAELTFPGRL from the coding sequence ATGGATAAGAAAATCGGATTTGTCGGAGTCGGCCGAATGGGCGCCAATATGGCGAGACGGCTCAAGGATCGCGGGCATGCGTTGACGGCGCTGCTGGACAGTCGCGAGGCGGCTACCCGCGAATTATCGGAAGAGATCGGCGTGGAGGTCGCGCCGGATTTGTCGGCGGTCACGGCTGCGGCGGACGTCATCTTCACTGTGGTGACGGACGACGAAGCGATGCGTGCCATTTTCACCGAGGACACTTTGCTGAAGGATGCGGAAGGGAAAGTCTTTATCAACTGTGCCACGGTCAGTCCGGAAGTGCACGAGGAAATCGGAATGGCCTGCCGCAAGGTGGGCGCCCACGCTCTGGAGGCTTGCATGGCCTCGAGCATCCCCCAGGCACGGGACGGCTCGCTCTATCTCATGGTCGGGGGTGAAGAGGATATTTTCAAAAAGGTCGAACCGTTGCTGCAGGATCTATCCGCCTCTTTGCGCTACATCGGAGCCACCGGCAAGGCCGCCCAAGTCAAAGCACTGGTCAACATGGTGATGAACATCAACACGGCCGCGCTGGCGGAAGGGCTTGGCCTCGGTCAGGCGCTGGGCCTTGATTTGGAGATGCTTTGTGAGGTTTTTTCTCAGACTGGAGCGAATTCCCGCGTGCTGGAGACCGATGCCGACGACATGCGCGAGCGAGACCACGAGTGCTATTTCTCTTCCGCCCATGCGGCCAAGGACAGCGGCATCGCCAATGATCTGGCCGATTCGGTCGGTGTGAATGTACCCTTGTCGGAAGCAACGGAATCACAATACCGCCGGCTTATTCAACTCGGTCGCGGAGAACTGGATAAATCCGCAGTCGCCGAACTTACATTCCCCGGGAGGCTTTAA